A single genomic interval of Halichondria panicea chromosome 2, odHalPani1.1, whole genome shotgun sequence harbors:
- the LOC135331899 gene encoding 85/88 kDa calcium-independent phospholipase A2-like isoform X1 produces MAFNRGRPELKDLLDQLGVVTEWELLGNHLGIKRHKLNDIKVERHGKASLCKMDMFDYWLRSDIYASWQKVVEALEKMDDFGLLSHTLRVSHGLAPAVPAEPMQSSQGVQQGYSASAGHSAGVASLAGVQEKTAIQDTSAQKSSNIALIISSLTRDDSNVDAVNAIDPSDPKLSVLQQAITRRALNMAKVLIALGADVNYVNSKNLTAFDIASMMSDENALELLKSVGGLPSSYVYKDTSTKMESEEEMRSQTHSLVLCLDSSGEKALVQLEILNQLEKLTGKKISELFDYMVGSGIGGLFLLAMVYADKTVRQLQRLYYQYMQRMLNVTDAKKSWRELEDFFHDLFRRTRMDDNVSPKVLIAAVNRETTKLKLKFFSNFSKEKDSSLHVYRVACYTCATPEYYGVIGNDTDHYIHGGAICRNLTPSALTFIYENCKKPSITGVVSVGEGIWSSMPYTEDTDLSACAADALVEQIHQNCKSRFSPPNPAFYYRINPLFPVQTPVKLLLEDLVDLHVNAIVTLVGEESSSSLEIKSLAYQLAS; encoded by the exons ATGGCATTCAACA GGGGCAGGCCTGAATTGAAAGACCTTCTTGACCAACTCGGTGTGGTGACAGAATGGGAGTTACTGGGAAATCACTTGGGCATTAAGAGGCACAAGCTCAACGATATCAAAGTGGAGCGGCATGGTAAAGCCTCCCTGTGCAAGATGGACATGTTTGACTACTGGCTAAGGAGTGATATATACGCTAGCTGGCAGAAGGTGGTGGAAGCCCTGGAAAAAATGGATGATTTCGGTCTACTATCTCATACTTTGAGAGTCAGCCATGGACTAG CTCCTGCTGTTCCTGCAGAGCCAATGCAATCTTCTCAAGGCGTGCAGCAA GGCTACTCTGCCAGTGCTGGTCACAGTGCAGGGGTTGCTTCTTTGGCTGGTGTGCAAGAAAAAACAGCTATACAAGATACCAGTGCTCAGAAATCATCCAATATAGCTTTAATCATCAGCTCTTTAACGCGAGATGATAGCAATGTCGATGCTGTTAATGCAATTGATCCGAGTGACCCTAAACTTTCTGTACTTCAGCAAGCAATTACA CGTCGTGCCCTAAATATGGCCAAAGTGCTTATTGCTCTGGGTGCTGATGTGAACTATGTCAATAGCAAAAACTTGACAGCTTTTGATATTGCCAGCATGATGAGTGATGAAAATGCTTTAGAGCTTCTAAAGAGTGTTGGAGGACTTCCGTCTTCCTATGTCTACAAAGACACTAGCACTAAAATGGAATCTGAAGAAGAGATGAGATCACAAA CTCATTCCCTTGTTCTGTGTCTGGACAGCAGTGGGGAGAAGGCGCTCGTGCAGCTGGAGATACTCAACCAACTTGAGAAACTAACTGGCAAGAAGATCTCTGAACTGTTTGATTATATGGTGGGCAGTGGAATTGGAGGACTCTTCCTACTAGCCATGGTGTACG CTGACAAGACTGTGCGTCAGCTCCAAAGGCTATACTATCAGTACATGCAAAGAATGTTGAATGTAACTGACGCCAAGAAGAGTTGGAGGGAACTGGAGGACTTTTTTCATGATCTGTTTCGACGTACAAGAATGGACGATAACGTCTCTCCCAA GGTTCTCATTGCTGCTGTGAACAGGGAGACCACTAAACTCAAGCTAAAATTCTTCAGTAACTTTTCAAAAGAGAAAGATTCATCAC ttcacGTATACAGAGTAGCATGCTACACCTGTGCCACCCCTGAGTACTATGGCGTGATAGGCAATGACACAGACCACTACATTCATGGGGGAGCCATCTGCAGAAACCTCACACCCTCTGCTCTGACCTTCATTTACGAGAATTGTAAAAAGCCCTCCATTACCGGTGTAGTGTCTGTAGGGGAGGGAATCTGGTCGTCTATGCCTTACACGGAGGACACAGATCTATCAGCATGCGCAGCG GATGCACTGGTGGAGCAGATCCACCAGAACTGTAAGAGCCGGTTCTCTCCCCCCAACCCTGCCTTCTACTACCGTATCAACCCACTTTTTCCAGTTCAGACACCGGTGAAGCTACTACTGGAAGACCTCGTTGATTTGCATGTTAATGCTATTGTCACTCTTGTTGGAGAGGAGAGCTCATCATCTCTGGAAATTAAAAGTCTGGCATATCAGTTAGCTTCCTAA
- the LOC135331899 gene encoding 85/88 kDa calcium-independent phospholipase A2-like isoform X2, whose amino-acid sequence MAFNRGRPELKDLLDQLGVVTEWELLGNHLGIKRHKLNDIKVERHGKASLCKMDMFDYWLRSDIYASWQKVVEALEKMDDFGLLSHTLRVSHGLAVPAEPMQSSQGVQQGYSASAGHSAGVASLAGVQEKTAIQDTSAQKSSNIALIISSLTRDDSNVDAVNAIDPSDPKLSVLQQAITRRALNMAKVLIALGADVNYVNSKNLTAFDIASMMSDENALELLKSVGGLPSSYVYKDTSTKMESEEEMRSQTHSLVLCLDSSGEKALVQLEILNQLEKLTGKKISELFDYMVGSGIGGLFLLAMVYADKTVRQLQRLYYQYMQRMLNVTDAKKSWRELEDFFHDLFRRTRMDDNVSPKVLIAAVNRETTKLKLKFFSNFSKEKDSSLHVYRVACYTCATPEYYGVIGNDTDHYIHGGAICRNLTPSALTFIYENCKKPSITGVVSVGEGIWSSMPYTEDTDLSACAADALVEQIHQNCKSRFSPPNPAFYYRINPLFPVQTPVKLLLEDLVDLHVNAIVTLVGEESSSSLEIKSLAYQLAS is encoded by the exons ATGGCATTCAACA GGGGCAGGCCTGAATTGAAAGACCTTCTTGACCAACTCGGTGTGGTGACAGAATGGGAGTTACTGGGAAATCACTTGGGCATTAAGAGGCACAAGCTCAACGATATCAAAGTGGAGCGGCATGGTAAAGCCTCCCTGTGCAAGATGGACATGTTTGACTACTGGCTAAGGAGTGATATATACGCTAGCTGGCAGAAGGTGGTGGAAGCCCTGGAAAAAATGGATGATTTCGGTCTACTATCTCATACTTTGAGAGTCAGCCATGGACTA GCTGTTCCTGCAGAGCCAATGCAATCTTCTCAAGGCGTGCAGCAA GGCTACTCTGCCAGTGCTGGTCACAGTGCAGGGGTTGCTTCTTTGGCTGGTGTGCAAGAAAAAACAGCTATACAAGATACCAGTGCTCAGAAATCATCCAATATAGCTTTAATCATCAGCTCTTTAACGCGAGATGATAGCAATGTCGATGCTGTTAATGCAATTGATCCGAGTGACCCTAAACTTTCTGTACTTCAGCAAGCAATTACA CGTCGTGCCCTAAATATGGCCAAAGTGCTTATTGCTCTGGGTGCTGATGTGAACTATGTCAATAGCAAAAACTTGACAGCTTTTGATATTGCCAGCATGATGAGTGATGAAAATGCTTTAGAGCTTCTAAAGAGTGTTGGAGGACTTCCGTCTTCCTATGTCTACAAAGACACTAGCACTAAAATGGAATCTGAAGAAGAGATGAGATCACAAA CTCATTCCCTTGTTCTGTGTCTGGACAGCAGTGGGGAGAAGGCGCTCGTGCAGCTGGAGATACTCAACCAACTTGAGAAACTAACTGGCAAGAAGATCTCTGAACTGTTTGATTATATGGTGGGCAGTGGAATTGGAGGACTCTTCCTACTAGCCATGGTGTACG CTGACAAGACTGTGCGTCAGCTCCAAAGGCTATACTATCAGTACATGCAAAGAATGTTGAATGTAACTGACGCCAAGAAGAGTTGGAGGGAACTGGAGGACTTTTTTCATGATCTGTTTCGACGTACAAGAATGGACGATAACGTCTCTCCCAA GGTTCTCATTGCTGCTGTGAACAGGGAGACCACTAAACTCAAGCTAAAATTCTTCAGTAACTTTTCAAAAGAGAAAGATTCATCAC ttcacGTATACAGAGTAGCATGCTACACCTGTGCCACCCCTGAGTACTATGGCGTGATAGGCAATGACACAGACCACTACATTCATGGGGGAGCCATCTGCAGAAACCTCACACCCTCTGCTCTGACCTTCATTTACGAGAATTGTAAAAAGCCCTCCATTACCGGTGTAGTGTCTGTAGGGGAGGGAATCTGGTCGTCTATGCCTTACACGGAGGACACAGATCTATCAGCATGCGCAGCG GATGCACTGGTGGAGCAGATCCACCAGAACTGTAAGAGCCGGTTCTCTCCCCCCAACCCTGCCTTCTACTACCGTATCAACCCACTTTTTCCAGTTCAGACACCGGTGAAGCTACTACTGGAAGACCTCGTTGATTTGCATGTTAATGCTATTGTCACTCTTGTTGGAGAGGAGAGCTCATCATCTCTGGAAATTAAAAGTCTGGCATATCAGTTAGCTTCCTAA
- the LOC135331954 gene encoding uncharacterized protein LOC135331954 produces MAESESFAPSEGPPETKKRKVETEVKPPPKQYKEIRKLLKSLNNQASKSEKDSAKICSLLSQLKQLCSEPVPKDELSPAAMLIQMHLKNAFFSSRTIKDGDNIKTFLNGLEDGSEGRSDKNNIYVFYANQATPLWYRWCDKEQKWEWTPERQLWMPCSTTVVTDGLWEGETPAPENVEIIHYLDTVQPVTTEEGYLSDQFNVATLLSGLATVNGVKQSAVAIATVLRDQEIPTQDEAKVLRDFKAAMTTLIDSE; encoded by the exons ATGGCTGAAAGTGAGAGTTTTGCACCCAGTGAAGGCCCTCCTGAAACTAAGAAAAGGAAAGTTGAAACTGAAGTGAAACCTCCTCCAAAACAATA CAAGGAGATCCGAAAGTTGCTGAAATCACTGAATAACCAAGCATCGAAGAGTGAAAAAGACTCTGCAAAGATTTGTTCGCTGTTGAGTCAACTCAAGCAGTTGTGCTCTGAGCCTGTGCCAAAAGATGAGCTCTCTCCTGCAGCTATGCTCATCCAGATGCATTTGAAGAATGCGTTTTTCAGCTCGAGAACTATCAAAG ATGGAGATAACATCAAGACATTTTTGAATGGGTTGGAGGATGGATCGGAGGGGAGGAGTGACAAAAATAACATCTATGTCTTCTATGCAAACCAAGCTACACCTTTATG GTATCGCTGGTGTGATAAAGAGCAAAAATGGGAATGGACTCCTGAGAGACAGTTGTGGATGCCTTGTTCTACCACTGTG GTAACAGACGGGTTGTGGGAAGGAGAGACCCCTGCCCCTGAGAATGTGGAGATAATCCACTACCTGGACACAGTGCAGCCTGTCACCACCGAGGAGGGCTACCTGAGTGACCAGTTTAATGTGGCCACGCTGCTCAGTGGCCTAGCTACAGTGAATGGTGTGAAACAGAGTGCAGTGGCTATTGCTACTGTTTTGCGGGACCAAGAAATACCCACTCAAGATGAGGCTAAGGTGTTGAGAGACTTCAAGGCGGCCATGACTACCTTAATAGACAGTGAATAG